A region from the Acyrthosiphon pisum isolate AL4f chromosome A1, pea_aphid_22Mar2018_4r6ur, whole genome shotgun sequence genome encodes:
- the LOC100161902 gene encoding protein FAM102A isoform X1 yields the protein MSFMVKKKRYKFTVNLCLEDLTAVPFVNAVLFAKVRLLDGGNFSDTSSREEVRDHTVRWGAKFEFVCKMSANASTGIMDPCNLRISVRKELKGGRSFQKLGFTDVNLAELAGAGLSSRRCLLEGYDTRHHRQDNSMLRISVSMNMLAGDILFKVPTSALNQKPTTNGDIPQREDTEYPSSGFGSLPNTRSLFPSDIPSMSGLEKHDAVSESNQNHSEQLEDDAMVMVHDNAAAPTATNHLAGSSGHSRNSSNTSKGSSSHNSHSRHSSSGDSGHVRSPSWPVWSPSLLPPPATPPPSPPHQQHPQQPPTTPLWSSPRSRFWSLRQAKHQPPSPQVCTHQDAFRTPDNKHGGGFRFPPWSGPSPRTNSSPGLSPLTPDSPNSLTSSGTTISASQASPVLSGVETGSLDRGKAALERRNKKSAATGGSVTDDGCAKATGRVEVTRVNPDSLIDQLLRATNLDDHSADEDNKPRSGLQLFIAKDGTTTLGSQDLKCHMSNSLFKQVVMEDNR from the exons AGAGGAGGTTCGAGATCACACTGTCCGATGGGGTGCTAAATTCGAGTTCGTCTGTAAGATGAGCGCCAACGCATCCACCGGGATAATGGACCCGTGTAACCTTCGGATATCTGTTCGCAAA GAATTGAAAGGTGGTCGCAGCTTTCAAAAACTCGGTTTCACCGACGTTAATTTGGCTGAATTGGCTGGAGCTGGGTTGAGTTCAAGGCGCTGTTTACTGGAAGGGTACGACACCCGGCATCATCGACAGGACAACTCGATGCTCAGGATATCCGTATCCATGAACATGTTAGCCGGAGACATATTGTTTAAAGT GCCAACATCCGCCTTAAATCAAAAACCCACTACCAATGGTGATATCCCGCAACGCGAAGATACCGAATACCCGAGCAGCGGATTCGGTAGTTTGCCGAACACGCGATCGTTATTTCCATCAG ACATTCCATCCATGAGCGGTTTAGAGAAACACGATGCCGTTTCCGAGTCGAATCAAAATCATTCGGAACAATTAGAAGACGATGCGATGGTGATGGTACACGACAACGCCGCCGCGCCCACGGCCACTAACCACTTGGCCGGCTCGAGTGGACATTCCCGTAACTCATCGAACACCAGCAAAGGCTCTAGTTCTCACAACTCTCATTCGAGACACAGCAGTTCCGGTGACAGCGGGCACGTccg GTCGCCGTCCTGGCCCGTGTGGTCGCCTAGTCTGTTGCCGCCGCCGGCCACGCCGCCACCGTCGCCACCGCATCAACAGCACCCTCAGCAGCCTCCCACTACGCCCTTGTGGAGCAGCCCTCGGTCAAGATTCTGGTCGCTACGCCAGGCCAAACACCAGCCGCCGTCGCCTCAAGTGTGCACCCACCAGGACGCGTTCCGGACTCCGGACAACAAGCACGGCGGAGGGTTCCGGTTCCCGCCGTGGTCCGGACCGTCGCCCCGGACCAACTCTTCACCTGGCCTGTCGCCCCTAACCCCAGATTCCCCTAATAG CCTGACGTCTAGCGGCACGACCATATCCGCGTCCCAAGCATCTCCCGTGCTCAGCGGTGTCGAGACTGGTTCGTTAGATCGCGGCAAAGCTGCCCTGGAGCGGCGCAACAAGAAGTCGGCGGCGACGGGTGGTAGTGTCACAGACGATGGCTGTGCAAAGGCCACTGGGCGCGTGGAGGTGACCAGGGTCAACCCGGATAGTCTCATTGACCAGCTGCTCAGGGCCACCAACCTGGACGACCATTCGGCTGACGAGGACAACAAGCCCA GATCGGGGCTACAGTTGTTCATTGCCAAAGACGGTACAACCACACTTGGCAGTCAGGACCTTAAGTGTCACATGTCTAACAGTCTGTTTAAACAGGTTGTGATGGAAGACAATAGATAA